A DNA window from Halorubrum sp. DM2 contains the following coding sequences:
- a CDS encoding serine protein kinase PrkA, with product MADTTAERHTLERLSEEYRTEVPDDLRAARSFDWYLDALYDDPRIARNAHQRVADMFDHYGTHYDEERGVVEYALAAEDPLHDGENVFYGREVHEAIHEFVNKVKSGARGLGPEKRIKLLLGPVGSGKSHFDYLVRRYFEAYTREDDGRMYTFRWVDLCSVIDDQDPDDDIVRSPMSQDPLVLLPKAQRQAVVDDLNERLDAPYTLRNDQHPDPASEFYLNELLAQYDDDLERVLDEHVEVVRLVADENRRECIETFEPKDKKNQDETELTGDVNYAKLAVYGESDPRAFDYAGAFCNANRGLFSGEELLKLQREFLYDFLHASQESTIKPKNNPRIDIDQVIVGRTNMPEYREKTGDEKMEAFNDRTKRIDYPYVLEYESEAKIYEKMLANADVPNVHVEPHALEMAGLFGVLTRLEEPTDETVTLLEKAKAYNGELEDEEIDRRKLREDAAESADIGEGMDGISARFVGDEIAEAIMDATHRDRGYLSPLSVFDHFEANLGGHGSIAADDLDRYERLLDRVREEYRERAIEDVRHALAYDVDELRRQGEKYMDHVMAYIDDDTVDDELTGRESEPDETFLRAVEEQLDVPSDRKDDFRQEVSNWVSRRAREGRGFDPQENDRLRRALERKLWEDKKHNINFSALVSATDLDDEDRSAWVSALVDRGYSEDGAAEVLEYAGAAVARSEIEDGGD from the coding sequence ACCAGCGCGTCGCGGACATGTTCGACCACTACGGGACCCACTACGACGAGGAACGCGGCGTCGTCGAGTACGCCCTCGCCGCCGAGGACCCGCTCCACGACGGCGAGAACGTCTTCTACGGCCGCGAGGTCCACGAGGCGATCCACGAGTTCGTCAACAAGGTGAAGTCCGGCGCGCGCGGACTCGGTCCCGAAAAGCGGATCAAGCTCCTGCTCGGGCCGGTCGGCTCCGGGAAGTCGCACTTCGATTACCTCGTGCGCCGCTACTTCGAGGCGTACACCCGCGAGGACGACGGCCGGATGTACACCTTCCGCTGGGTCGACCTCTGTTCGGTGATCGACGACCAGGACCCGGACGACGACATTGTCCGCTCGCCGATGAGCCAAGATCCGCTCGTGCTCCTCCCGAAGGCGCAGCGACAGGCCGTCGTCGACGACCTCAACGAGCGGCTCGACGCGCCGTACACGCTGCGGAACGACCAGCACCCCGACCCGGCCTCGGAGTTCTACCTGAACGAACTGCTCGCACAGTACGACGACGACCTCGAACGCGTGCTCGACGAACACGTCGAGGTCGTCCGGCTCGTCGCCGACGAGAACCGCCGGGAGTGTATCGAGACGTTCGAACCGAAGGACAAGAAGAACCAAGACGAGACGGAGCTGACCGGCGACGTCAACTACGCGAAACTCGCCGTCTACGGCGAGTCCGACCCGCGCGCGTTCGATTACGCCGGCGCGTTCTGTAACGCTAACCGCGGGCTGTTCTCCGGCGAGGAGCTTCTCAAGCTCCAGCGGGAGTTCCTCTACGACTTCCTCCACGCCTCACAGGAGTCGACGATCAAGCCGAAGAACAACCCCCGGATCGACATCGACCAGGTGATCGTCGGGCGGACGAACATGCCGGAGTACCGCGAGAAGACCGGCGACGAGAAGATGGAGGCGTTCAACGACCGCACGAAGCGGATCGACTACCCGTACGTGTTGGAGTACGAGTCGGAGGCGAAGATCTACGAGAAGATGCTCGCCAACGCCGACGTGCCCAACGTCCACGTCGAGCCGCACGCCCTAGAGATGGCCGGCCTCTTCGGCGTTCTCACCCGCCTCGAAGAGCCGACCGACGAGACGGTGACGCTCTTAGAGAAGGCGAAGGCGTACAACGGCGAGCTGGAAGACGAGGAGATCGACCGGCGGAAGCTGCGGGAGGACGCCGCCGAGTCCGCCGATATCGGCGAGGGGATGGACGGGATCTCGGCGCGGTTCGTCGGCGACGAGATCGCCGAGGCGATCATGGACGCCACCCACCGCGACCGGGGGTACCTCTCGCCGCTGTCCGTCTTCGATCACTTCGAGGCGAACCTCGGCGGCCACGGCTCGATCGCGGCCGACGACCTCGACCGGTACGAGCGCCTGCTCGACCGGGTCCGCGAGGAGTACCGCGAGCGCGCCATCGAGGACGTGCGCCACGCGCTGGCGTACGACGTCGACGAGCTGCGTCGACAGGGCGAGAAGTACATGGACCACGTGATGGCGTACATCGACGACGACACCGTCGACGACGAGCTGACGGGGCGGGAGAGCGAGCCGGACGAGACGTTCCTGCGCGCGGTGGAGGAACAGCTCGACGTCCCCTCCGACCGCAAGGACGACTTCAGACAGGAGGTGTCGAACTGGGTCTCCCGGCGCGCCCGCGAGGGGCGCGGCTTCGACCCGCAGGAGAACGACCGGCTCCGCCGCGCCCTCGAACGGAAGCTCTGGGAGGACAAGAAACACAACATCAACTTCTCCGCGCTGGTGTCCGCGACCGACCTCGACGACGAGGACCGGAGCGCGTGGGTTTCGGCCTTAGTCGACCGCGGTTACTCCGAGGACGGCGCGGCGGAGGTGTTGGAGTACGCGGGCGCGGCGGTCGCGCGCTCGGAGATCGAGGACGGCGGGGACTGA